A window of Phragmites australis chromosome 2, lpPhrAust1.1, whole genome shotgun sequence genomic DNA:
CTGTTTGATTCCGGCCTCCTCGTATAACTGGGTGGACTCAGCAGAGAGTGTAATTCGCCGATGTTATTAGTCCTCAACGTCTTTATGCGTTGCCTACTTGTGTTCTCGGTCTACAACTTGAACTTTCTGAACATGGAGCAAGCTTGGTTCTTCGACTTGATCACGAACACCCACATCCACtgtgagtaatcatcaacaattaacataaAGTAACTATTACCGACGAGAGTTGAAGGTGTGATCGATCCACAAAGGTCAGCATGTAGCAGTTCTAGTGGCTTCTCCGCCCTGAAATTTGCCACTACCGGAAATAGCTGTCTCACCTGCTTCGCCAGTAAACACCTTTGACATAGCTGGTTTGGGTGTGTGATCGGCGGCACTCCTATTGTCATCCCCTTGTCGACGAGCAGCTTCATATCAATGAAGTTGACATATCCGATTCTCGCATGCCAGAGCCACACCGGGTCTTGAAGGATGGTTAAGAGACACACCGACGTCGCTTGATGCAGCTCGATCTTATAGAGGCAATTTTGAGTTCGTCTCACTTTCATCAGCAACTGTGCAGGACTATTATCATACACGTGTAGATATTTAGCATCCACAATCACCTTGTGTCTAACCTCGGTAAGTTGTCCAAGGCTGATGATGTTGCTGCACAGtcttggaatgtagtagacctccTGCAACAGCCACTAGTGGAGCCATCCCCGAACTTCACCTTGCCAATGATACCTTTATCCagctctctgaacttctctttgtcaccGGTCACATGATTACTGACCCTATTGTCCAGGTACCAGACCTCAGAGCTGGAGCCTCCCGCCGTTGTGTCGTGTAGTTCCGGCTTCAATTTCTCCTCATTCAATAGCACGGCTCCTCGCTGGTGCTGCAGTTCTTGTGCTGCCTCTTCTAACACCACGAGTAGCAGGGCCAGCTCAGTGTAGTCAGCATGAGTAAGATGtgtctcctctttcttctttttcggTGCCTTGCACTCGTTCACGTAGCGCCCTATCTTGTAGCAGTTGAagcacttgatgtggctcttgttgcggCGACCGCCGTCCGAGCCGCTCTCCTCGTCATTGCGCGACATCCTGCCGCGACCACCTCTGCCACAGCCTCTGCCGCGTCCACGACCACCCTGGCCGTGGTTGCTGCTATCTGTAGCAAGGTGGGATTTgcccttgttgcttgatgaggagttgccaccatccttcttctgcCGCGACTGCCACTCGGCCTGAGTGAACAGAAGCTGGCTGTCGCTGATGCTATTGCCATCAGATGCACGCGGACGAGTACGTTCTTCAAACGCCTTAAGCCGCCCCACGGCTTCCTCGAACGGCTTCTTATCGAGGTCGTAGAACTGCTCGATCTCGGTGATCACACTTAGGAATCGATCCGGCATGGTGTCAAACAGCTTTTTGACCAATGCAGCGTCATCGAGCGTCTCCCCTAGGTTTACGTACCTGACGGACATGCTGTTGAGCCTTCCGACATACTGGTCCgggctctctccctcctgcatgtGCATGGCGTTGAAGTCGCTCTTCAACGTTAGAAGCCGCGTGTTCTTGATGCGATCCGCGCCGACGAGCCTTGTCTTGAGAGAATCTCATACCTCCTTTGcagttttcttccttgccacctGCATTAGGAGATCCTCCGGGAGCGCTTGGAAGAGATCCAACCTCGCCTTCTTGTACTTCTTCTCATCGACGGTCGCACTGGCCACTGGCTCGACTGCCTCCTAGACGCCTTGATCTTCCATCATCGCCTACACGTGAATCACCCAGCTCGTGTAGTTTGTCACCATCAACTGCAGGTATAGGAACGTCCCACTGCCGCTCTCCCGCGCCACCTCGCCCTGAGGTACGATCAACATCTTCACGAGTTAGTATTGCGCActaccagctctgataccagatgttaGGTCCGACCACTAGATGACGTGCATGACCACTTCGGATTCGCGACAACGCAGGCAACCAAATTTCTCGACCACTTGAGCGACCAAATAGGATGGGGGCACGCCAACTCACGACCACCAGTCACGACCAGCTTGAGCGACTAGTCGTATGTGCTCGACCACGACCAGACCGGCAATGTGTTGTGTACGTACTGCTCTCAATCACACTGATCGACCAACAACGCCCAGCTATTCCTGAGTCGCGTATTACTCGGCGAGAACGAACTCATGTAACTCGACGAGAAGCAAATAGAACGTCAAACAGCAGAAATTTGACAAGAACaataaaacaaggcaaaaactctctggaggaaattttagactctattcaactcgTGACTTGCACGACTCTGCATCTTGCTTACAAAAATTAGAGATTACTACTCATATTTTTAGTGACCTGCTAACTCcgaatcctaacacgaatcgtGCCATCCCATGATCCAACTCTGACTCGAACTCTATGCATATACGAACAACGTTGTAGCTATATACAAACCGTATACGAACTCATTCCTTCCGCACTGTCGTGAAACGAGTCCCCGATACCTACGataaggattaagtccaacatggAACAAGCGCGAAGCCATGGCGGAGCAAGAGGCAGAGGACCGACTGAGCAGCCTTCCCGATGGCCTCCTCCACTCCATCTTTCGCGAGCTCCAACTCAATCAAGCAATCCGCACCAGCGCTCTCTCCGCTTTGAAGACATGCCCAATCTGGAGATCTGGCCAACTTCATTGGCAATTGATCACAAGGACAAGGGAAAATTCACTACAAGACATACTAAAGTGTGGTTTTTACTGTAagacataatatatatatatatatatatatatatatatatatatatatatatatattaatggaTACTCTagaaatatgaatatttatcAGAAGACATCacatatattaaaatattaatatccGCTTTGAAACATGATCAAATGTCATTTTTGTCCCTAGACCTGCATGTTAGATTTATCTTCTACCTCCTACTCCCTTTTCTCTACTCCTTTCATCATCCCCGCCCAAATGTTCTTCTCGTATAGCGGAGGGCTGGCCGTCACTGAGCTCGAGCCAAACGGCCACTGGCATTAGTATCCATGGAGCATGGGGAGGCTCTTTGCAACCTCGGCTCAGTTGGGGATGAGTCAGAGCGGTCGGTCGATGGCAAAGCTCACCACGACCATGGATTGATGGGGAGCTAAGCCATAGCTCGACCAAAGGAGGGCAGCAGCACGTCAAGCACATGAAGGAGAACTTAGCCAAGGGGAATTCGACCGACATGCCCTACCAGAGCACGGTCGACGACGGTGAGGCGGCACGACAGAGCGAGGTCGCATGGTGGAGTGCCGACCGTCGTCGAGCTCGAGCCAAACAGCCACGGGCATTGGCATCAATAGAGCATGGGGAGGCTCTTCACGGCCTCGGCTTGGTCAGGGATGGCTCAGAGTGGccgctcaacggtgaggtgtctcACGGCGGACATGGAGGTCGACGGGCGGAGAAATGGCCAGTGCGACTCAGTGGGCTGCAGATCCAGGATGATGTAGGGTCAAGGGGATACGCCAAGGGGTGAGGAGGATGTGAGAAAGAGGGATTGGATGATGGCTCACCGTGGAGGAAGAATTTGGCGGCAGCGCATGTGGTCACAGCCAAGGCTTCAGGGCTCCTGATGATCTCCTCTGTAGTAGGTCGACATCAGCGGCAGCTGGTACACGACCCGACCGGACAGCAACGCGGCACAAGATGACGTCAGGAACAACGTGACGTAGGCCTTCGGACGGACGCGCTCGGCAGCAGCCGCAGGAACACGCACAACAGAGCTTGCCCATCGAGCGGCAGCACCACCTCAACGTGACACAAAGCTCGGCCACCGGGCCGCAACCCGACGACATGGCGACGGAAGGCCGACCGGGTTGTAGCCTCTAGGGCGGGCGGTAGCGCATCTTGCGAAGGGCAATGATGACTCATGCTAGGGCGACGATGGCTCTCAAGCAgggggcagcggcggcggcggctcttaGGCAGGGCGGAGGTGGAGAGATGACAATGGGGAACAAGGGGAATATAGTGAGCCGGGGACATCCAAcgtcatttaaaaaaaaattctcacccAAATCACAGGATACAGTATTTTAATTGCTAGAGTGTGTTTCGATAAATAACCATATTTTAATAGTGCCTGATggcatatattaaaaaaaatcgtgtCATATAGCAAAAGCCACATTTTAGTTGTGTCTGGTAGCAAAATTTTGCCCAGCGACAGTCAACCAGGCTTATTCATGTTTCCCGTTCTCAGAACTGTCACTGTAACAGAATGTCCAAAGCTGAGGCCAACACCCTGCCTGCCCGATGCTTTTTTATTTTGGCCCAATAGATCTTGATCTACTGCATAAAATAAGCATATACATTCTTACTGCTTAAAATATAAGACTTtatgaacttttttattttggcTTACTTGTAGATCAAGATCTAGAATTTGAGTTGGGCCATCTGAAGCATTTTCTCATTTCACGAGCTGCAAAGTGCAACCGACAATTTTAATTCAAAGAATATATTAGGTCAAGGTGGATTCGGTATTGTTTATGAAGCCCATCTGAGAAATGGAACTTTAGTGGCTGTAAGTTTGTATAGGGGTTAAAAGACTTGAAACAATAAAGTATTGAAATCGTATATCGactttattttatatttaaacTATTTATTGTACTTTTTGTAAATTTCAAACTTATTTATTAAATTTACGATGTTGAtaacttttaatatatttatattgtatttttaacaaattttataattatatatTGGGTTCGAAAATTTTCACTGAGAGATTAAATTCCGCCACTGATACTGGGGGACTTTCTATGAAATGATTGTTTGTTGATAAAACGATAACATTTTGATATTCGGCTTCAATGCCGCTCCGCCACGAAGGATAGGCTTCAAGGTTGATGGTTGCAGGCTACATACTCCCTCCggtctaaaataaatatcgtgTTAGATTGACTATAGTAAATTGTTTTAAACTTTAACTATatattactttttatgtattgagatTGAATACTTGAAAATAATACGGGTAGATCTATCTTAAAAAGTACTTCCATAATGATATATTATTGatatgttttatcaatatattaaaaaaatagtagtcaaaattttattttagagattATGTCGATATCTAAAATAATGTTTATTTCGGACTGTATGGAGTATTAGCGCATTGTTGGGCCCAGGTACATATGATTAGCTCGACAGCAGCTGATGCTTCCTGTAGCTAGGTTTGCCGGTCGTCACGCTCCCTGTGGTTGTGTAGATCACGCAGTATGAATGAACTCATCTAGGTGGCGAGAATGGCGAACGTTTTCTGTTCCGATCTTTCAATAGTTGCTTGCTCAGTCTTGATTTGTTTTGTGCCTACTCTGTCGAGTGGTAGTTACCAGAGTATCGATGATGCGGTGGTATGAGCTGGACAACTTCGTACGTGATGAATTGCCGATCCAGTTTCCATGTGACCGTCTTGCTCCTGTTTGTCGAGGAGGGACAGACCGTGGACGCGGGTGCGCCCTGCGCCGGTGGCCTCTCCGGCGTGGGGTTGGCGTCCGCCGCCGTTAAACGCTGGGAGCTCCTGCCACCCGGACTACGAGG
This region includes:
- the LOC133910292 gene encoding uncharacterized protein LOC133910292, with the translated sequence MPRSPGGRSSQRLTAADANPTPERPPAQGAPASTGEVARESGSGTFLYLQLMVTNYTSWEAVEPVASATVDEKKYKKARLDLFQALPEDLLMQVARKKTAKEEGESPDQYVGRLNSMSVRYVNLGETLDDAALVKKLFDTMPDRFLSVITEIEQFYDLDKKPFEEAVGRLKAFEERTRPRASDGNSISDSQLLFTQAEWQSRQKKDGGNSSSSNKGKSHLATDSSNHGQGGRGRGRGCGRGGRGRMSRNDEESGSDGGRRNKSHIKCFNCYKIGRYVNECKAPKKKKEETHLTHADYTELALLLVVLEEAAQELQHQRGAVLLNEEKLKPELHDTTAGGSSSEVWYLDNRVSNHVTGDKEKFRELDKGIIGKVKFGDGSTSGCCRRSTTFQDCAATSSALDNLPSPAQLLMKVRRTQNCLYKIELHQATSVCLLTILQDPVWLWHARIGYVNFIDMKLLVDKGMTIGVPPITHPNQLCQRCLLAKQWMWVFVIKSKNQACSMFRKFKL